The proteins below come from a single Halictus rubicundus isolate RS-2024b chromosome 13, iyHalRubi1_principal, whole genome shotgun sequence genomic window:
- the LOC143360442 gene encoding uncharacterized protein LOC143360442, with protein sequence MHPPVPMNTIQYQQLTKRLDRKEEKIDKILNKEGKPGDCGKKPQCLPLRTMEEVDQFENCSDEDYGNVIDYFTYVGGCNLKEALSASFKEAFPDSLLPLYTWFGTDRCQPLYPTKIVRALFDAACKSKAFKMPTRLEFQDSMRMLLKARKERIRNKKPSGNAARLLPNPWVEEQQS encoded by the exons ATGCATCCCCCCGTACCAatgaatacaatacaatatcaaCAACTGACGAAACGTCTGGACCGAAAGGAGGAGAAAATAGATAA AATATTGAACAAAGAAGGCAAGCCCGGGGATTGTGGGAAAAAGCCGCAGTGTCTGCCTCTTCGAACGATGGAAGAGGTAGATCAGTTTGAAAACTGCTCCGACGAGGATTACggtaatgtg ATTGACTATTTTACGTACGTGGGAGGGTGTAATCTAAAAGAGGCACTCAGTGCCTCTTTTAAAGAGGCTTTCCCGGACAGCCTCTTACCTTTGTATACGTGGTTTGGCACGGACAGGTGCCAACCATTGTATCCCACAAAAATTGTGCGGgcccttttcg ATGCAGCTTGCAAAAGCAAAGCTTTTAAAATGCCCACTCGCctcgaatttcaagattcgatgcGAATGCTGCTGAAAGCTCGTAAAGAGAGGATCCGAAACAAAAAGCCGTCGGGCAATGCGGCCAGACTACTACCAAATCCTTGGGTGGAGGAACAACAATCGTAA
- the LOC143360365 gene encoding uncharacterized protein LOC143360365 — protein sequence MQYEQMNTASDEEDYFVVEKVSNFEPKKEPICMDSLSIVNMEHVFNQIKAVADHSIKLNCSTHHLEIASSTQIGLMTTLILRCAMCHYRVPVYSHPPDHTRMNINQCAVIGTIITGGGYAQMEQFLTALNLKSPSAAKYEHYHKILIDALIAAAEIEMLAAAEEEKRLAIERGDVLPCGIPHIPVVADGCWMKRSYGTGRLNSPAGIGTIIGYYSKKVLFLGSRNKNCAVCQCAKRKNTPPREHRCFKNWDRYQPASKMESDTILEGFKTSIEKRGLIYSTLIADGDSSTYKKILDCDPYAGMVRVKKIECSNHLLRNFCKKMRDVVKKTPPGRYRKTVEGSIRLLRVGIQSAARFRANENLQESQQIENLRADIINVPSHVFGEHKECQKLGYFCNSPVKEDEENIVPELMRVGVYQRIQEILRPLLTNAESLLRNKNNNLVECFNGVVAKYTGAKRLNFSQSGSYLARCSAAVIQYNTKELLTRVTKVLQKEPSSIAKRLEARKKHMNYVNQIKPHKRHVRKLFCSKNDPDYGPNSLQPDMEQLPSELGIEKINDTSVMIQSDQQRPESEQHQILAERLGDVE from the coding sequence ATGCAATACGAGCAAATGAATACTGCCTCTGACGAAGAAGACTACTTCGTCGTGGAAAAAGTATCAAATTTTGAACCAAAAAAAGAACCAATCTGTATGGATTCGCTGAGCATCGTGAACATGGAGCATGTGTTCAACCAAATCAAGGCTGTAGCCGATCACTCGATAAAGCTGAACTGTTCCACGCATCATCTAGAGATAGCCAGCTCGACTCAGATAGGCTTGATGACTACACTAATTCTTCGGTGCGCGATGTGCCATTACAGAGTTCCAGTATACAGCCACCCCCCAGACCATACACGGATGAACATCAACCAATGTGCGGTGATCGGAACGATAATCACTGGAGGCGGCTACGCGCAAATGGAGCAGTTTTTGACAGCACTAAATTTAAAAAGTCCAAGCGCAGCAAAATACGAACATTATCACAAAATCTTGATAGACGCGTTGATCGCAGCCGCAGAAATAGAAATGTTAGCTGCAGCGGAAGAGGAGAAACGGCTTGCCATCGAAAGGGGCGACGTTCTGCCATGCGGTATCCCACACATCCCTGTCGTAGCCGATGGCTGTTGGATGAAGCGGTCGTACGGTACAGGCAGACTCAACTCCCCTGCCGGTATCGGGACGATAATTGGATACTATTCCAAGAAAGTTCTGTTCTTGGGATCGCGTAATAAGAATTGTGCTGTCTGTCAATGTGCCAAAAGGAAGAACACACCTCCGCGGGAACATAGGTGCTTTAAGAACTGGGATCGATATCAACCGGCTAGCAAGATGGAAAGCGACACTATTTTAGAGGGTTTTAAGACCAGCATAGAGAAACGGGGACTAATATACTCAACGCTAATCGCAGATGGTGATAGCAGCACGTATAAAAAGATTTTGGACTGCGATCCGTATGCGGGGATGGTCCGTGTAAAGAAGATCGAATGCTCGAATCATCTGCTGcgtaatttttgcaagaagatgaGAGATGTTGTAAAGAAAACACCGCCCGGCCGATATAGGAAAACCGTAGAGGGTAGCATTCGTCTATTGCGCGTCGGCATTCAAAGCGCCGCGAGATTCAGAGCTAATGAGAACCTCCAGGAGTCACAACAAATAGAAAATCTGCGCGCGGATATAATCAATGTGCCCAGTCATGTCTTCGGAGAACATAAGGAATGCCAAAAGCTTGGGTATTTTTGCAACAGTCCGGtgaaagaagacgaagaaaataTTGTTCCGGAGTTAATGAGGGTGGGAGTTTACCAACGAATTCAAGAGATCCTCCGGCCATTGTTAACCAACGCTGAAAGCCTGCTacgtaataaaaataacaacCTAGTAGAGTGTTTCAACGGCGTCGTCGCCAAGTACACAGGCGCGAAAAGGCTGAATTTTAGCCAATCTGGATCGTATTTGGCACGATGTTCCGCTGCAGTCATTCAGTACAACACGAAAGAACTGTTAACCCGCGTGACTAAAGTATTGCAGAAAGAGCCGTCTAGCATCGCAAAGCGTTTGGAGGCACGAAAGAAGCACATGAATTATGTCAATCAAATAAAGCCACACAAGCGTCACGTGCGGAAGTTGTTCTGTTCTAAAAATGATCCAGACTACGGCCCGAATTCCCTGCAGCCAGATATGGAACAACTCCCCAGTGAATTAGGAATAGAAAAAATAAATGATACATCGGTCATGATACAATCGGACCAACAAAGACCCGAAAGTGAACAGCACCAAATTTTGGCAGAGCGTCTCGGCGACGTAGAGTAG